From one Triticum urartu cultivar G1812 chromosome 3, Tu2.1, whole genome shotgun sequence genomic stretch:
- the LOC125543233 gene encoding dol-P-Man:Man(6)GlcNAc(2)-PP-Dol alpha-1,2-mannosyltransferase gives MSISSARQRRSTAASPLTDDGYSKEAKERRRRTDGEEVEEGMRWFLPFLALGLLRHMSASSNLIHDCDEVFNYWEPLHFLLYRSGFQTWEYSSDHALRSYLYLFIHGLVAGPASSIFGGEHKVRVFYAVRIFLGLLSTITETVLVVALSRRYGKRLACYVLAMLCLTSGCFFASTSFLPSSFSMYAVTLSSALFLLEKYACAVAVAAAGVILGWPFSILVFLPVTVYSLFRGHFKRVFLSGLLTSLCLLVLSVVADYYSYGRWTSSVFNLLKYNVLGGGESHLYGTEGTTFYFRNAFNNFNFAFVLALLFVGVALSARKNYAPDLLIVVSPVYIWLAFMSLQAHKEERFLYPIYPLICVAAASVIDSFPYFFHDKYANEQSIFEKIAKGLRPLILGFILCTSHSRTFSMLNGYGAPLQIYRHLEYHEDTGPGSILCVGSEWHRYPSSFFVPSYISEVRWIDDGFRGLLPFPFNETLGGTTAAPSYFNTKNKASDKQYLKDIGACNLLMELDLRRPYPSRGNDLSTWETLAALPFLDRELSPALYRSFFIPYQWEHKNVFGLYKLLRRLPTDQGQLKANSSADAAFASVS, from the exons ATGTCGATCTCGTCGGCGCGCCAGCGCCGGTCCACGGCTGCGTCGCCGCTAACCGACGACGGGTACTCCAAGGAGGCCAAGGAGAGGAGGCGGCGCACCGACGgcgaggaggtggaggagggCATGCGGTGGTTCCTCCCGTTCCTGGCCCTCGGCCTCCTCCGCCACATGAGCGCGTCCTCCAACCTGATCCACGACTGCGACGAGGTGTTCAACTACTGGGAGCCCCTCCACTTCCTCCTCTACCGCTCCGGCTTCCAGACCTGGGAGTACAG TTCCGACCATGCTCTTAGGTCATATTTGTACCTTTTCATTCATGGTCTTGTAGCTGGTCCTGCTTCATCAATCTTTGGCGGTGAACATAAG GTTCGTGTGTTTTACGCTGTGAGAATCTTTCTTGGACTTCTATCGACTATAACAGAAACTGTTCTGGTAGTTGCTCTTTCAAGAAGATATGGAAAGAGACTTGCTTGTTATGTCCTTGCAATGCTATGCTTAACCAGTGGCTGCTTCTTTGCTAGTACCA GTTTCTTGCCAAGTTCGTTCTCCATGTATGCTGTAACACTTTCATCGGCACTCTTCCTTCTAGAGAAGTATGCTTGTGCAGTCGCTGTTGCAGCTGCTGGAGTAATTCTTGGCTGGCCTTTCTCGATTTTGGTGTTTCTCCCTGTCACTGTTTACTCATTATTCAGGGGACATTTTAAAAGGGTGTTTCTGTCTGGACTTTTGACTTCACTATGCCTTCTT GTCCTTTCGGTTGTTGCTGATTATTACAGCTATGGTAGATGGACATCATCCGTGTTCAATCTTCTAAAATATAATGTGCTTGGTGGTGGTGAGAGTCACTTGTATGGAACAGAGGGGACCACATTCTACTTCAGGAATGCATTCAATAACTTCAATTTCGCATTTGTTTTGGCTCTGCTATTCGTGGGGGTTGCACTATCTGCAAGGAAGAACTATGCCCCAGATCTGTTGATAGTTGTCTCTCCTGTCTACATTTGGTTGGCTTTCATGTCTTTGCAGGCGCATAAAGAAGAAAG GTTTCTCTATCCAATTTATCCATTGATATGTGTGGCAGCAGCTTCTGTTATTGACAGCTTTCCTTATTTTTTCCACGACAAATATGCAAATGAGCAGTCAATTTTTGAGAAG ATAGCGAAGGGTCTGCGGCCTTTGATCCTAGGCTTTATTTTGTGCACCTCACACAGCCGAACATTTTCTATGTTGAATGGATATGGTGCTCCTCTGCAGATCTATCGGCATCTAGAATATCATGAAGATACTGGGCCTG GGTCTATTCTGTGTGTTGGAAGTGAGTGGCACCGCTATCCTTCATCATTCTTCGTACCCTCCTATATCAGCGAAGTTCGCTGGATAGACGACGGTTTCCGAGGCCTTCTCCCATTTCCCTTCAACGAAACTCTGGGAGGCACCACTGCTGCTCCATCTTATTTCAATACCAAGAACAAGGCCTCCGACAAGCAATAC TTGAAGGACATTGGAGCCTGCAACTTACTGATGGAACTTGATCTGAGGCGGCCTTACCCCTCTCGTGGAAATGACCTGTCAACATGGGAG ACACTGGCAGCGCTACCATTTCTAGACAGAGAGCTTTCGCCGGCACTATACCGGTCGTTCTTCATACCATACCAATGGGAGCACAAGAATGTTTTCGGCCTGTACAAGTTGCTGAGGAGGCTGCCTACTGACCAAGGGCAACTCAAAGCTAACTCATCGGCAGATGCCGCATTTGCTTCTGTGAGCTGA